The Candidatus Paceibacter sp. genome window below encodes:
- the tsaE gene encoding tRNA (adenosine(37)-N6)-threonylcarbamoyltransferase complex ATPase subunit type 1 TsaE, translated as MKIFISNNQDDTQKIARDLAEEILAGKAMSRLNLDIGGEGAVVVALIGYLGGGKTTFARGFADGLGIEEKTKSPTFIIFRKSKIKNQKSKFKNLYHFDVYRIHDEKEILNLGWEEIISNPENIVLVEWADKIEKILPKNCVRINFKHLAGDKREIEII; from the coding sequence ATGAAAATTTTTATTTCAAACAATCAAGACGACACTCAAAAAATCGCCAGAGATTTGGCGGAAGAAATTTTGGCCGGAAAGGCAATGTCAAGGTTGAACCTTGACATTGGGGGCGAAGGGGCGGTTGTGGTGGCGCTGATAGGATATCTGGGCGGCGGCAAGACGACTTTCGCGCGGGGGTTCGCGGATGGGTTAGGGATTGAGGAAAAAACCAAAAGCCCGACATTCATAATATTTAGAAAATCAAAAATAAAAAACCAAAAGTCAAAATTTAAGAACCTTTATCATTTTGATGTTTACAGGATTCATGATGAAAAAGAAATTTTAAATCTCGGCTGGGAGGAAATAATTTCAAATCCGGAAAACATCGTGCTGGTGGAATGGGCTGACAAAATAGAAAAAATCCTGCCGAAAAATTGCGTGAGAATAAATTTCAAACACTTGGCGGGGGACAAAAGGGAAATAGAAATTATTTAA